GTTTGTCAATAACTTTAACAGAATGTGAAACGTAGTCCTTATACGTAGATCCATCCTCATACTCTTCTTTTATCATCTGATAACCTGAAAGCATTGCACCGTCAATCGGGAAAATTGTGCCAAGGTGCTCATAAACTTCCCTGTCCATATCCAGACGAATCCATTTCGGACGGGAGGAGATTATCAGGCGATTATCTCTTGGCACCGTGAAGTTTCCATTACAGGTTACTTCCAGACCTTTTGAGTATTCAAAGATCCAGTTGACTTTTGATTCTATCCCTGGTTTGAATGCCTCCTTCGGGGGCTTGAGCACGACATCCCCATTTTCTACCTTCGGGTGCAGAAGATTGTCAGAAGCTACAAAATACTCTGTCTGTTCTTCGGAAAGCCAGGGAATGTATGCAACCACTTTCTTTAGCCCGAGGCGGGCAAGAAGGTTAGAAATAATTCCTGCCTGGCCTCCCATACGCGCATAGTCAAAACCCAGTTGAGCTTTCAGCCACTCATGAGTATTCGCGGTATGGGTTGGGATCTCTGCGGCTTTTCCTTCTCGCATAGAAATCATCAGGCGAGCTATGAAATCCAGAGGCTCTTGTATTTCCCTCGGATAAGTCTCAACTCTTTTCTGAATTTCAGCTTCATCAAAGAGTTCCATAAGCTTGCGCATGTCTTCATCTGTAAGGTGTTTAATAACATCGATATTACTGTTGTAAGCCACAAACATACCATCCAGATAAGGAAGGGATCTTTTTATATTGTAAAAAGCATCGGTGTGGCGCTGTTCCCATTCTTGTATATTCACTATAATAAGCCCCCTGGAAATGCATATCTGAACTAAAATAATTTCAGGAATAGGGGAAAACCCATATTCATTTTCTTAATATGGTTTTACTTATAAGTTATCTTGATGTAAGTGATCTCGCTTGTATTTCATCTATTTCCTCTCAAATTTACACTGATTAAGTCGTATATTCAGCATTGATCCTGACATAGTCATAAGTCAGGTCACAACCCCAGGCTGTTGCCTGTTCATTTCCCATACTGAGGTCAAGAGTAATGACAATTTCATCATTTGTCATTATTCTTTTCAGAAGCTCAAGATCGTAAGAACTGGAAATTTCACCTGACTTTATAAGTTCGATCTCTGATCCTCCTCCAGAAAAAGAGAGAGAGAGCTTTCCCTGTTCAAGTTCCGCACCAGAGTATCCTGCAGCAGCTACAACCCTTCCCCAGTTTGGGTCCTTTCCGAAAATTGCGGATTTAACCAGTGGGGAACGTACAATGGCTTTTGCAGCACGTTTAGCATCTTCGTATGTTTTTGCGCCTACTACCCTGGCTTCAATGAGTTTTGTAGCGCCTTCTCCGTCTTTTGCTATTTTCTTTGCAAGCTCTGTAAATACGTAAATCAACCCTTCCTCAAAATCATCCAGGCAGTCCATGCAGGGTTTGATCCCGGACTTGCAGGTGGAGGTAAGAAGTACCATATCGTTAGTGCTTGTATCCCCATCCACCACGACCATATTGAAAGTTTTATCCACTGCTATTCTCAGAGCAGCATCAAGGACGTCGGCAGGCACTTTTGCATCGGTATATGCAAAACAGAGCATAGTTCCCATATTGGGATTAATCATCCCCGATCCTTTGGCAATCGCCCCAATCCTTATCCCGCAGTCCATCTCAATAGCCACTTCTTTTATAGCCTTATCCGTGGTCATGATCGCCTTTGCAGCTTCCCGGCTGCATTCAGGAGAACTGCCCAGCCCTTTAAGGACTTCAGGAAGGAGTTCACTTATCAGGGAAACATCAAGCCTTCTGCCAATTACACCTGTTGACGCAACTGCAACTGTTTCAGGTTTAACGTCAAGTTTTCGGGCAAGCATTGTTGCCATTTCCATAGCATCCAGAAAACCGTCATCACCTGTAAAGGCGTTGGCATTGCCGCTATTTGCAATTACGGCTGAAAGATGGTGCTTGGTCTCGATTACTCCTTTACTCAGGATAACCGGAGCTGCGGTCACCTTATTCTTTGTAAAGACGCCTGCTGCAGGGCCTTCCGCAACAATGACAGCCAACCCCATTTTTTCAGTTTTAACCCCATTTGCGGACACCCCCCTTACTGCACAGATTCCACCTTCTATTTGCTTCATGAAAGACTCTCCTTTTCCTCAGAGCTTTGCAAGACCTTTTATAATATCGCCGCGTGTAATAATCCCCACTACGCGGCTGTCCTCAGTTACAGGAAGCCTGTTAATCCTGTGCCTTATCATATGCTCAGAAGCTTCTTCTACGGATGCCTCAGAAGAGATTGTGTGCACATCCTTTGTCATGATCTCTTCTATCTTTGTGGAACCCACATCAGAAAGCATTCTTTTTGTTTCCTCCCAGCCAATGAGTTCCCTGATAGGAATCTCTATAACCTCAAAGGGGCTTGGAAGCCAGAGATCCCCTTTTTCGGGGACTATGAGCAGTTTCAGCAGATCCGCTTCGCTTATTATCCCCACAAGCTCTCCCCCTTCAAGAATAGGAGCCCCACTGATATTGTTTTCCTTCAAGATTTTTGCCGCTTCACGGACTGTATTGTCAGGCTTGCAGAAAACAACGTTCGGGTTCATGACATCTTTTACTTTCATCTGACTGTACCCCTTGAGACAAATTCCATTCTTTACTTTAATCCGTCAACAGTTATATTCTCTTGCCTTGGCTTGTTATGGAGCCGCTGCGGGCATCCAGAGCCCACATATTTCATCCAGCCCGAACATGAGGTTCATGTTCTGGATAGCCTGCCCTGAAGCCCCTTTGACAAGGTTATCGATTGCCGAGAGCACCACAACCCTGTTATTTTCCTTATCCGCCTCAAAACTTATATCACAAAAGTTAGAGCCTCTGACTGCGGTAAGGGAAGGAACTCCTGAAGGGAACCTGATAAATGGTCTGTCTCTGTAGAATCCTTCATAGATTGTCTTTAAGTCATCCGTGGAGAGAGGCTCCTTTGTAAAGAGGTGAGCCGTTGTAAGGATCCCTCTAATAGAAGGGATTACATGGGGAGTGAAACTGATATTCCGGAGTCTTCCATCGAGTGCTGTCAGCTCCTGGATGATCTCAGCTCTATGCCTGTGAGATGTAAGTTTGTATGGGATGATATTTTCTGCAAGGTTCGGGTAATGTGAAGTCTCGGTTGGTGAGATGCCAGCTCCTGAGATTCCTGTCTTGGAATCAAAAACTGCAATATCGAGAAGCTCGGCTGCCGCAAGAGGAGCTGCTGCAAGGATTGCGCCTGTAGGAAAACATCCTGGGTTTGCAACGAAACTCTCTTCTGAAGCCTCAGGATGGAGTTCTACGAGCCCATATACGGCATCTCTCGGATCAGTGTGCTTTAATCCGTAGATTTTTTCAAACTCCGATGTCTCAAGCCTGTAGTCCGCGCTAAGGTCAATAACCTTGGTGTCACCATCAAGCAGCTCAGGTACATAGTTCATGGCAGATCCGTGAGGCACTGCAAGAAATACAACGTCACAGCGCTCCCTGATGTTTTCAGGATCAGGATTTTCGTATTTCAGGTTCAGGAAACCTTCAAGGTGCTTGTGTGTGCTTGTTACAGGTTTCCCGGCAAGGCTTCGGGAGGTTGCCAGCTCCAGCTTTACATTGGGGTGGTTGACGAGCAAGCGAAGGAGTTCTCCTCCTGTGTATCCCGATGCTCCTATTATTCCAGCCTTGATCATAAGTGTCACTGCCTGTGTAATGTCAATACAAGATAATTAAATTTGTTCCTGGAAAACAACTGGTAGGAAATTTTGCTCGCTCAGGAAATCTCTTTGATCAAACTGACCCCATTTATTCAGAAGGCTAATCGACTTATCCTTTGACCTGCGATTTTTGCAGGGAGCGAGTCATATTTTTAATTTTGAGTCAGTAAAATTTAAGTTTTTAAATATATAAGTATATTCCACACAGGGAGAACTGAGGCCCTTCGCGCTGGAATAGAAGGCGTCACAGATATATTTTTTACCTTTAGAAGCTCTGATACTATGAGAAAATCTGTTTAGATGCCTTCTGAAGCGGCAGGAAGAAAAGACATGGACAGAAAAAAGAATATCTACCTTGCAGGCCCTCTTTTCAGCCATGCGGAATTAGAATATAATCGTAAATTGAGGGATTTGCTGCTCAATAAAGGCTTTTCAGTTTTTTTGCCCCAGGAAGATGCAGAGGAAAGCACAGAAGAACGTAAAAAACAGAGTCAGGAGCATGTTTTCAGAAAATGTGTAGAAGGTGTGGATAATTCCGATATTGTAGTTGCGGTGCTTGACGGAGTAGATGTAGATTCTGGAACTGCCTGGGAGATCGGTTACGCTTACGCAAAGGAAAAGCCTGTTATAGGGCTTCGAACTGATTTCAGATCTCTCTCGGATGGGGTTGTTAAC
This region of Methanosarcina flavescens genomic DNA includes:
- a CDS encoding nucleoside 2-deoxyribosyltransferase, with translation MDRKKNIYLAGPLFSHAELEYNRKLRDLLLNKGFSVFLPQEDAEESTEERKKQSQEHVFRKCVEGVDNSDIVVAVLDGVDVDSGTAWEIGYAYAKEKPVIGLRTDFRSLSDGVVNLMVEMAIVALARDENELLKTMEKFR
- the argJ gene encoding bifunctional ornithine acetyltransferase/N-acetylglutamate synthase gives rise to the protein MKQIEGGICAVRGVSANGVKTEKMGLAVIVAEGPAAGVFTKNKVTAAPVILSKGVIETKHHLSAVIANSGNANAFTGDDGFLDAMEMATMLARKLDVKPETVAVASTGVIGRRLDVSLISELLPEVLKGLGSSPECSREAAKAIMTTDKAIKEVAIEMDCGIRIGAIAKGSGMINPNMGTMLCFAYTDAKVPADVLDAALRIAVDKTFNMVVVDGDTSTNDMVLLTSTCKSGIKPCMDCLDDFEEGLIYVFTELAKKIAKDGEGATKLIEARVVGAKTYEDAKRAAKAIVRSPLVKSAIFGKDPNWGRVVAAAGYSGAELEQGKLSLSFSGGGSEIELIKSGEISSSYDLELLKRIMTNDEIVITLDLSMGNEQATAWGCDLTYDYVRINAEYTT
- the argC gene encoding N-acetyl-gamma-glutamyl-phosphate reductase; its protein translation is MIKAGIIGASGYTGGELLRLLVNHPNVKLELATSRSLAGKPVTSTHKHLEGFLNLKYENPDPENIRERCDVVFLAVPHGSAMNYVPELLDGDTKVIDLSADYRLETSEFEKIYGLKHTDPRDAVYGLVELHPEASEESFVANPGCFPTGAILAAAPLAAAELLDIAVFDSKTGISGAGISPTETSHYPNLAENIIPYKLTSHRHRAEIIQELTALDGRLRNISFTPHVIPSIRGILTTAHLFTKEPLSTDDLKTIYEGFYRDRPFIRFPSGVPSLTAVRGSNFCDISFEADKENNRVVVLSAIDNLVKGASGQAIQNMNLMFGLDEICGLWMPAAAP
- a CDS encoding CBS domain-containing protein; translated protein: MKVKDVMNPNVVFCKPDNTVREAAKILKENNISGAPILEGGELVGIISEADLLKLLIVPEKGDLWLPSPFEVIEIPIRELIGWEETKRMLSDVGSTKIEEIMTKDVHTISSEASVEEASEHMIRHRINRLPVTEDSRVVGIITRGDIIKGLAKL
- the pfkC gene encoding ADP-specific phosphofructokinase is translated as MNIQEWEQRHTDAFYNIKRSLPYLDGMFVAYNSNIDVIKHLTDEDMRKLMELFDEAEIQKRVETYPREIQEPLDFIARLMISMREGKAAEIPTHTANTHEWLKAQLGFDYARMGGQAGIISNLLARLGLKKVVAYIPWLSEEQTEYFVASDNLLHPKVENGDVVLKPPKEAFKPGIESKVNWIFEYSKGLEVTCNGNFTVPRDNRLIISSRPKWIRLDMDREVYEHLGTIFPIDGAMLSGYQMIKEEYEDGSTYKDYVSHSVKVIDKLKALNPQLRIHVELTSIQNRVIRKAILTEIVAGHVHSLGLDTVEVANALNVLGHEELSYSVIRKEEYGITSLYHGAVQLLKDLSLERVHVHSLGFYICVLAKGHPLTLREHRDALLFSSTLAATKALTGDIENFESAATGLEVPVSDKGIEDLENFKLYCVGKKLCTPDEFEYGYIYGADHNAVIIPTKVVEQPQSTVGIGDTISAGAFAAMLAEMKRKQSGK